ATCCGCTGGCGGTGGCTCTTCGACGAACACATCTAACGCCGCTCCCGTAACGATCCCGTCCGTGATCGCCTGACACAGCGCAGCTTCATCGATAATGCCGCCGCGCGCACAGTTGACGAGGCGCACTCCTTTTTTCATTTTGGCAAAGGCCGGAGCGGCAATGAGCCCATGGGTTTCTTTCGTTAACGGTGTGTGAACCGTGATAAAATCTGCGCGCGTGTAGAGATCGTCCAGCGTAGCCAGCTCGACACGCATTTTCGCGGCGGCTTCCGGGGAGACGAAGGGATCGTACGCGAGCACCCGCATCTTCAAACCAAGTGCACGCTCGGCGACGATCGCGCCGATATTGCCAAGGCCAATAACACCGAGCACTTTGTTGCAAATTTCGCTACCGGTAAACTTTTCCCGCTTCCACTGTCCGGATTTGAGCGAGGCGTTGGCTTGCGGAATGTTACGCGCCAGCGCCAGCATTAAAGTGATGGCATGTTCGGCGGTGGTGACATTGTTGCCACCAGGCGTGTTCATCACCACGATGCCGCGTTTGGTGGCGGCTTCGACATCGACGTTGTCAACACCAATGCCGGCACGCCCGACAACGCGCAGGTTGGTCGCGGCAGCGAGCACCTCTTTTGTCACTTTCGTCCCGCTGCGGATAATCAGTCCGTGGTACGCAGGGATGGCGTGCAGCAATTCCTCGCCCTTCAACCCTGGACGGACGTCGACTTCGAGGTTGGTACTGGCGTGGAGACGTTCTAATCCTTGCTCAGAGAGCGAATCGGAGACGAGCACTTTATGCGACATAGCATTATCCTATGGCCGGCCAGCCAGCCATTAACACTTCTTCAGCGGCACGGAGACCTTGCCCGAGTTCTAGCGGATGACCGAAACGGCGCAAGGCCATTTCTATGGTGCTGATGGCGGTGATGACGTCGAACGGGCCGGCATAGCCGATGTGCGAGATCCGCACGATTTTCCCTTTGAGATGGTCTTGGCCACCGGCGATGTCCACGCCCATGCGATCCCGCATATATTTCAAGAACTGAGAGCCGTTGATGCCCTCGGGCAAAAAGACTCCCGTTGCCGCCGGACTTGGGGACGTGGGTGCCAGCAGCGTGAGCGCAAGGGCTTGCGCCGCCGCGCGCGTGGCTGCGGCGAGCAGGGCGTGGCGTGCGAAGAGATGCTCCAACCCTTCTTCTTGCATGAGGCGGAGTACGGCGGAGAGTCCATTGATGAGAGAAATGGCCGGCGTGTACGCCGTCGTATGTTTTTGTTGCTCTTTGCGTTCGCGTCGCAGGTCGAAGTAGTAGCGCGGCAACGTCGCGGATTCGACCTGCTTCCAGGCTTTTTCACTGAGCGCGATAAATGCCAAACCAGGGGGAAGCATGAGGGCCTTTTGCGAGCCGGTGATGACGACATCAAGGCCCCATTGATCCATCGGGGTCTCGGTGGCGCCGACAGAAGTAATGCCATCGACTACCAACAAAGTGTCGGTGTCGTGCGTGAGTGCGGCAAGGACTTTAACGGGATGGAGCGCTGTCGTGGAGGTTTCGCTCGCTTGCACGAGCACGGCTTTTGCGTGCGGGTTGGCTTTCAACGCGGCGGCAACAGTTGCTGGCTGGACGGCGTGCCCCCACTCCACTTTGATCTCCACCGGCTTGAGTCCGAAGGCTTGGCTGATTTTTACCCAGCGTTCTCCGAACTTGCCGCCATTCACCACGATGACGGTATCTCCAGCAGAACATAGGTTTGCAACAGCAGCTTCCATAGCCCCGGTCCCGGAGGCCGCCAGCATGAGGACATCTTGCGTGGTTTGGAATAACCATTGCAGCCCTTGCTGGACTTCGGCGAAAAGGGTCTCGAATTCGGGTGTCCGATGATGGATTAGAGGCTGGGACATCCGCAGCATGACTTCCGGAGGAACCGCTGTCGGCCCCGGAGTCAACAAGTAACGTTTCAACATGGAATTCTCCCTAACAATGCGATGCCGCACGGAGCGCAAAAAAATGCCCGGACGGAAGCGATGTCCAGGCGGCGCGCGGTCATTTTGAGATAGGTGATGGTGTATCGAGGGCGAGAAGTTCAGTCAATCACAGTTCTTTTCCTTTAGAGTTAATTTACCGCTTCTATATTTTCGCTTGACAAGAAAAAACTGTGGCACTATAGTCGGTGGGCCAAAGTGGGAAGAAGTGGGGGAGATTTTCTCTATGTTTCGCGGCAGCTTCGAACATACAGTAGATGAGAAAGGAAGGGTGAGTATCCCCTCGAAATTCCGTGAGATTCTGCTCAAGCTAGAGGACGAGCGATTAATAGCAACTAAGTTCATTCTCGACTCACGCCGGTGTCTGGATGTCTACCCACAAGCGGCGTGGGATACATTCGAAGAGGACCTAAAAGAGAAACCACGTTTTGAAGAAACCTTTCTCAAATTGGAGAGCTTTTATTTTTCAAATGCGCAAGATTGTGTCCTCGACAAACAGGGCCGGATTCTTTTACCACCGGTGTTACGGGAATATGCTGGGCTGAAAAAAGAGGTTGTTTTTGCTGGGGCCAGAGAAAAATTTCGCATATGGGACAAAACTGTATGGCAGCAAATCAATGAGGAGGCCGAACAGTTTCTAGTGGAAAATCCTCAGTCCTTCAATATCCTGAGCGCTAATGTACATTAACTAGCCACAGATTGCCAGCGAAAGGGCAAGATGGAAGCACGCCACATGGTCTCGGACTCTGAGATTCGACCTCGGCACCTACCGGTCATGCTTGAGGAGGTGATGGCGCTCCTTCGCCCACAGGCCGGCAGGCGTTTTCTCGATGGCACTTTCGGCGGCGGTGGCCATGCCGGTGCTCTTCTTGCAGCGTCGGCTCCCGACGGACAACTCCTCGGGCTCGACCGCGACGCCGAGACGTTAGCCGCAGCATCGCATCGGTTTCCTGCTTTTGAGCATCGTTGCCGCTTCGTTCATGCCAATTTTAGCGATGCCGGTCGGCTTCTCTCCGAGATTGGGTGGGAGGGAGTGGACGGCATCATCTTAGATTTGGGGTTTTCTTCCCTCCAAGTGGAGGATGCCGAACGAGGCTTCAGCTTTCTTCGTTCCGGTCCTTTGGATATGCGCATGGATCGTGACGACGATTCTTCCGCTGTCGATCTCGTCAACGACGCCAGCGAGAGGGAATTACAGAGGATCTTCCGCGAGTTTGGCGAAGAGCCAGCGGCGCGCGCCTTGGCGCGTGCGGTGACCCGAGCCCGCGCGATGACAGCTCTGGCAACGACGACTGACTTGGCCGAGGTCATCGGTCGCGTCATCCCTCGCACGCCGCGCTCGCATCTCCATCCTGCCACGCGAGTTTTTCAGGCGCTCCGCATTGCCGTAAATCGCGAACTCGACCATCTTGCCGCTTTTTTGCGCGAGGGCTATCGCCTTTTGCGACCCGGAGGACGGTTAGTCATCTTGTCGTATCATTCGCTGGAAGATCGGTTAGTGAAGGAAGCCTTTCGACGCTGGGCGGCGTCATGCCTCTGCCCTCCACAGCTTCAGGTCTGCGCCTGTCAGTGGTCGCCTCAGGTGCGGATATTGACGCCCAAACCGCTGTCCCCTACCGCCGAAGAAGTCGCAGCTAATCCGCGGGCGCGGAGTGCGCATCTGCGGGCAGTCGAACGCTTAACCCGGAAGGAGGCATAACCGGTGCGAAGCAGACGGCAGTGGAAACATGCGGCGGTGTTGTTCGTCCTCGGGCTTATTTTAGCCGGTGCGCAAGTCTGGGTCCGGTTGCAGGTCATTGCCGTGGGCTACACGATCTCCGATACTCGGCAACTCCTGCAAGCCCTTGAAGGACAGCGGCAATTGCTCGCAGGGGAATGGGAGAAGAAGATCGCGCCTGCGGTTTTGGCTGGGCAGGCAACACAAAGGCTGGGGCTCGATACGCCTTTGCCTGGGCAGGTGGTGCGGGTACGGTGATGGGGGGGATCATGAATGAGCGTCTGTTAGCGGCTGGAGGGGTGGTCGGCATTGGGTTTATGCTCGTTTTTTTCAGACTCGTGCAGTTGACTGTGGTGGACAGCGCCGAATTGTCGCGCCAAGCTGCAGGGCAACATCAACGTTCTTCGGTATTATCGCCCCGTCGTGGGGAGATCGTCGATCGCCAGGGCGAATCTCTGGCCCGGAGCGCGCCGGCCGAATCGTTCGCCATCCGCAAAAAGCAACTTCCTACCGACATCGAGAAATATATTGCCCCGCTTGCCGCAGCTCTGCGTCTCTCTCCGCAAGAAGTGCAACGCAAAGTGCGCTCTTCTAAGCCGTATGAGTGGCTGAAGCGCAAAGTGCTTCCCGAGGAGGCAGCGCTCGTCCGTCAGCTCGGCATCCCTGGTGTCGAGAGCGCCGAGGAAGAGCGACGCTTCTACCCGCAAGGCACGTTGGCGGCACCGTTGTTGGGGTTCACCGATATCGACGCGAAAGGCTTGGAAGGGATTGAGAAGGCGTACGATCAAGATCTACGAGGAACGCCGAGAGAATTCACGCAAGAGAAAGATGCCCTCGGGAAAACATTTCTTGTACAGGAAGGAGTAGAACCTCCCTTGGCTCCAACCGTGTGGCTGACGCTCGATGCGCGGCTCCAGTACATTGCCGAGCAAGAGCTGTTGCGCTCCATCGACGAAACGCAAGCGCTGGCAGGAACGGCGATCATCCTTGACCCGGAAACGTTTGCCGTGTTGGCCCTGGCCCAGGTCCCGACTTTCGACTCGAATGCACCGGGAAAAACCCGCGAGGAGGAGCGGAGAAATCCGGCGATCTCCAACTGCTACGAGCCTGGCTCGACCCTGAAGACGTTGCTCGCCGCTGCGGCCTTGGACACGCAACGGGTGCAGCCTGATGAGCGGATCTTTTGCGAGTATGGCAGCTATCCCGTCGGTCATCATGTCATTCACGATCACCATCCCTATGGCACCTTGTCGTTCCTCGAAGTCCTGCAACATTCCAGCAATATCGGGGCGGCAAAAATCGGCGAGCGCCTCGGAAAAGCGACCTACCAGCAATATCTACGCGCTTTCGGTCTCGGAGAAAAAACCGGCATCGACTTACCGCACGAGAGTCCTGGCATTCTGGCACCTGTCGAAAAGTGGGCTCGGATCAATCTGGTGACGGCGAGCTTTGGGCAAGGCATCGCCGTGTCACCCCTCCAACTCGTGAGTGCATATGCGGCGCTTGCCAACGGTGGACGCCTCATGAAGCCGTATCTCATTGAGAAGATCGTCGATGCAGAGGGGAAGACAGTGAAGGTCACTGCACCGACCTTCGTCCGCCAAGTCGTGCGTCCGGAAACCGCGAAAACCGTGATCGAACTGCTTGAGAAGGTAGTGGAAAAAGGCGGGACCGGGTGGCGCGCCCAGATCGCAGGGCTGCGGATCGCCGGAAAAACCGGCACGTCGCAAAAGATCAACGGCTTTGGCGGCTACTCGGCGCATGGACGGATCGCTTCTTTTGTGGGGATCGTCCCCGCCGATCGGCCACGGCTCGTCATTCTTGTCATGATCGACGAACCGAAGACCGCCGTCTATGGAGGCGTCGTCGCAGCTCCGGTGTTTCAAGCCATCGCTAGCCGAGCACTGACTTCCTTGGAGATTGACGGCAATCGCCTCGATATCGAATGGGCAAGGGTCGTGACGCCGCCAACGGAGGAAAAGCCTCACAGCATACGCACGCCTTTAGCGCACACGGAAAAAGTAGTATCGCAGCCCGTTGCTTTCACCGACCTGGTCGAGCTGGAAACGAACTTCCTCGGCATGAGCCTGCGCCAAGCCTTGCAGACGGCTCAGCGCGAAGGCGTGCAAGTCGCGCCGGTGGGCACCGGCTATGTCGTGCATCAGAGCGTACAACGCCACCCCGAGAGCGATGTGCTCGAGTACGCCCTCACCCTTTCGCCAGGAGGAGAAGGCCGGCCGTGATTCTTCGTGATCTTCTCCCCAATACCATCCCTGTGCAGGTTCAGGGAAACCTGGAGGTGGAGATCGCCCAGGTCACCTACGATTCTCGCGCGGTCCAACCGGGTGCCCTCTTTTTCGCCTTGCTTGGAGTGAAAACCGACGGTGCGCGTTTCCTCGATCACGCGTGCGCCCAAGGTGCGCATGCGATCGTGGCACCGCCTCAGGTCGTGCAAGAATGGCGTGCCCACGCCACGAGCAGTGCACCACCGACCCTCATCGCTTGCGACGCACCACGCACCTTACTAGGTCTGGTTGCTGATCGGTTCTATCGCCAACCCAGTAGCCGACTCACGCTGGTTGGCATCACCGGCACAAGCGGAAAAACCACCACGACGTATCTGTTAGAGTCGATCTGGCGCGCGCACGGCTGGTCGGCGGGTGTCATCGGCACGGTCAATTACCGCTATAACGGCAAGGAACTTCCCGCGCCGTTCACCACGCCCGAGGCAGTGGAACTCCAGTCCTTATTCGCTGACATGGCGGCGGAAGGCGCGAGTCATGTGGTGATGGAAGTATCTTCGCATGCGCTGGCACAGGACCGGGTGCGAGGGTGTCGGTGGGATGGCGCGTTGTTTACCAATCTCGGTCGCGACCATTTGGATTTCCACACCGACTTTGAAGATTATTTCGCTGCCAAATCCCGCCTGTTCCTCGATGGTTTGGCCGAGTCCGAGAAGCCGCACCGTTTTGCCGCAGTGAATGTCGATGACGACTGGGGAAGACGCCTGCTGTCGTTGCCGCTCCCTGGGCAGGTCTGGACCTACGGTTTCCATGCCGAGGCAAAAGTGTCGGCTGTCGAGGTCAAGAACGATTTCCACGGCCTCTCCGGCAAGCTCCGACTAGGTGAGGAAGCCGTCCCCTTTTCTTCGAGATTGTTAGGGTCCCCACATCTCTACAACATTTTGGCGGCGGCGACCGCCGCGTATGCCATGGGGGTGCCCCCATCTACGATCGCGAACGGCATTCGCCAGTGCGAGCGCGTGCCTGGACGCATGGAGTCTGTGGTCGCCGGGCAACCGTTTACCGTGCTGGTCGATTACGCGCATAAGCCTGACGCCTTAGAAAAAGTCCTCCAATCTATCCAACAGATGAAGGTCGGGCGGCTGTTAACCGTGTTCGGCTGTGGTGGAGATCGAGACCGTGGGAAACGCCCGCTGATGGGCGAAGCGGCTGGTCGATTCAGCGATGTCGTCATTCTGACTTCCGACAACCCGCGCACCGAAGACCCGTGGCACATTTTAGCGGAGGCCGAGCCTGGTCTCGTCGCTGCCGGACTCAAGAAGGCCGATGACCCGGAGCACGTTGCTCGCCTCCACAGTGGATATCTGGTGATAGAGGATCGCCGGGCGGCGATTCGCGCGGCACTGGCCGGAGCGCAACCGCACGATGTGGTGGTGATCGCCGGGAAAGGGCACGAAGACTACCAGATTATTGGTGCTACGAAGCACCATTTCGACGATCGTGAAGAAGTGTTGGCGTATGTCAGCACTCGTTACCGTGGACAACAAGCATGACAGACAAGAAGCGCCAGATGAAAAGGCCAAGCGCCCAAGTGCCCAAGTGCTCAAGTACTATGGACGGATGTGAGGGGTGAATGCTGTACGCGCTGCTCTATCCCCTCCACTCCGCATATTCTGCTTTTAACGTCTTCCGCTACATCACGTTCCGGACGGTGTTGGCGGGGATTCTCGCGCTCGGCGTGTCGTTCGTGCTTGGCCCCTGGCTGATCGCTCGCCTGACCGCGATGCGGGTCGGGCAGCACATCCGACCCGATGGTCCCTCCTCGCACTTGAGCAAGGCCGG
The window above is part of the Deltaproteobacteria bacterium genome. Proteins encoded here:
- a CDS encoding UDP-N-acetylmuramoyl-L-alanyl-D-glutamate--2,6-diaminopimelate ligase; translation: MILRDLLPNTIPVQVQGNLEVEIAQVTYDSRAVQPGALFFALLGVKTDGARFLDHACAQGAHAIVAPPQVVQEWRAHATSSAPPTLIACDAPRTLLGLVADRFYRQPSSRLTLVGITGTSGKTTTTYLLESIWRAHGWSAGVIGTVNYRYNGKELPAPFTTPEAVELQSLFADMAAEGASHVVMEVSSHALAQDRVRGCRWDGALFTNLGRDHLDFHTDFEDYFAAKSRLFLDGLAESEKPHRFAAVNVDDDWGRRLLSLPLPGQVWTYGFHAEAKVSAVEVKNDFHGLSGKLRLGEEAVPFSSRLLGSPHLYNILAAATAAYAMGVPPSTIANGIRQCERVPGRMESVVAGQPFTVLVDYAHKPDALEKVLQSIQQMKVGRLLTVFGCGGDRDRGKRPLMGEAAGRFSDVVILTSDNPRTEDPWHILAEAEPGLVAAGLKKADDPEHVARLHSGYLVIEDRRAAIRAALAGAQPHDVVVIAGKGHEDYQIIGATKHHFDDREEVLAYVSTRYRGQQA
- a CDS encoding phosphoglycerate dehydrogenase is translated as MSHKVLVSDSLSEQGLERLHASTNLEVDVRPGLKGEELLHAIPAYHGLIIRSGTKVTKEVLAAATNLRVVGRAGIGVDNVDVEAATKRGIVVMNTPGGNNVTTAEHAITLMLALARNIPQANASLKSGQWKREKFTGSEICNKVLGVIGLGNIGAIVAERALGLKMRVLAYDPFVSPEAAAKMRVELATLDDLYTRADFITVHTPLTKETHGLIAAPAFAKMKKGVRLVNCARGGIIDEAALCQAITDGIVTGAALDVFVEEPPPADHPLLQLDQVICTPHLGAATDEAQINVAIAIAEQVADFLTQGVIQNAVNFPSMTSKMLAILQPYILLGEKLGGFLAQLSSAAPAEVQVEYSGDIVDYDVAPATAAVLRGVLSPVLETPVNYVNAPHLARERGIRVVEARSNKPSDFLNSIMVRVSDANGVHTVEGAVFSNKAVRLVRVDDFYLEAVLDGHILVLNNRDVPGVVGAVGTLLGQRGINIAGLELGRERIGGMAISLIHVDGQVAPEILAELRTLAPIVSAQQIKL
- the rsmH gene encoding 16S rRNA (cytosine(1402)-N(4))-methyltransferase RsmH; this translates as MVSDSEIRPRHLPVMLEEVMALLRPQAGRRFLDGTFGGGGHAGALLAASAPDGQLLGLDRDAETLAAASHRFPAFEHRCRFVHANFSDAGRLLSEIGWEGVDGIILDLGFSSLQVEDAERGFSFLRSGPLDMRMDRDDDSSAVDLVNDASERELQRIFREFGEEPAARALARAVTRARAMTALATTTDLAEVIGRVIPRTPRSHLHPATRVFQALRIAVNRELDHLAAFLREGYRLLRPGGRLVILSYHSLEDRLVKEAFRRWAASCLCPPQLQVCACQWSPQVRILTPKPLSPTAEEVAANPRARSAHLRAVERLTRKEA
- a CDS encoding penicillin-binding protein; the encoded protein is MNERLLAAGGVVGIGFMLVFFRLVQLTVVDSAELSRQAAGQHQRSSVLSPRRGEIVDRQGESLARSAPAESFAIRKKQLPTDIEKYIAPLAAALRLSPQEVQRKVRSSKPYEWLKRKVLPEEAALVRQLGIPGVESAEEERRFYPQGTLAAPLLGFTDIDAKGLEGIEKAYDQDLRGTPREFTQEKDALGKTFLVQEGVEPPLAPTVWLTLDARLQYIAEQELLRSIDETQALAGTAIILDPETFAVLALAQVPTFDSNAPGKTREEERRNPAISNCYEPGSTLKTLLAAAALDTQRVQPDERIFCEYGSYPVGHHVIHDHHPYGTLSFLEVLQHSSNIGAAKIGERLGKATYQQYLRAFGLGEKTGIDLPHESPGILAPVEKWARINLVTASFGQGIAVSPLQLVSAYAALANGGRLMKPYLIEKIVDAEGKTVKVTAPTFVRQVVRPETAKTVIELLEKVVEKGGTGWRAQIAGLRIAGKTGTSQKINGFGGYSAHGRIASFVGIVPADRPRLVILVMIDEPKTAVYGGVVAAPVFQAIASRALTSLEIDGNRLDIEWARVVTPPTEEKPHSIRTPLAHTEKVVSQPVAFTDLVELETNFLGMSLRQALQTAQREGVQVAPVGTGYVVHQSVQRHPESDVLEYALTLSPGGEGRP
- the mraZ gene encoding division/cell wall cluster transcriptional repressor MraZ; translation: MFRGSFEHTVDEKGRVSIPSKFREILLKLEDERLIATKFILDSRRCLDVYPQAAWDTFEEDLKEKPRFEETFLKLESFYFSNAQDCVLDKQGRILLPPVLREYAGLKKEVVFAGAREKFRIWDKTVWQQINEEAEQFLVENPQSFNILSANVH
- a CDS encoding alanine--glyoxylate aminotransferase family protein, which translates into the protein MLKRYLLTPGPTAVPPEVMLRMSQPLIHHRTPEFETLFAEVQQGLQWLFQTTQDVLMLAASGTGAMEAAVANLCSAGDTVIVVNGGKFGERWVKISQAFGLKPVEIKVEWGHAVQPATVAAALKANPHAKAVLVQASETSTTALHPVKVLAALTHDTDTLLVVDGITSVGATETPMDQWGLDVVITGSQKALMLPPGLAFIALSEKAWKQVESATLPRYYFDLRRERKEQQKHTTAYTPAISLINGLSAVLRLMQEEGLEHLFARHALLAAATRAAAQALALTLLAPTSPSPAATGVFLPEGINGSQFLKYMRDRMGVDIAGGQDHLKGKIVRISHIGYAGPFDVITAISTIEMALRRFGHPLELGQGLRAAEEVLMAGWPAIG